In Blastococcus saxobsidens DD2, the genomic stretch CGCCGCCCTGGTCGTCACCGCGCTGGCGCTGCTGACCCGCGGGCTGCACCTGGACGGCACCGCCGACCTCGCCGACGGCCTGGGCAGCGGCCGGCCGGCCGGGCAGGCGCTGGCGATCATGCGGCGTCCGGACGTGGGTGCGTTCGGCGTTGCCGCCGTGGCGTGCGTGCTCATCCTGCAGGTGACCGCGCTGGGCAGCGTGCTGGCGGTGTCGTCGGTCCCCGTCGGGGTGCTCACCGTCGCGCTGGCGACCACGACCGGTCGGGTGGCGGTGCTGCACGCGGCGTCCCGGCCGCCCGCTTCCGGATCGTCGCTCGGCGTGCTGGTGGCGGGCTCCGGGGCTCCGGTCGTGCGCTGGGGAACCACGGCGGGGCTGCTCGTCGCCGCCGCGGGCGCCCGGGTGGTCACCGGCGGATCGGCGGGGCAGGTGCTGTGGTGGGTCGCGGCGGTCGTCGTCGCGCTGCTGGTCGCCGCCCTCCTGGCCCGGCACGCCGCCCGGCGGCTGGGCGGCGTCAACGGCGACGTCTTCGGCGCCGTGCTGGAGATCGCCACCACCGGAACGCTGGTCGTGTTGGCCGCCGGAACCGCCTGGACCTGAACCGGCCGCTCATTCCTCCGGGAACAGGGCGCGGAGGCCGAACCGGGACGGCCGGACGAACGGGCGCCAGTCGTCGGCGGGCTGGGCCAGCCGGTCGGCGACGACCCAGAGCACCGCCGGGTCCACGCCCATGCCGAGGTGGCTGGCGTGCACGGCGACGTTCTCGCTGCGCGGACCCTCCTCCTGGAGACAGGTGCGCCAGTCGACGACGCCGTCCCACCGCGAGTAGATGGACGTGCTCGGCACGGACAGCGCCTTGGCCGGCCGCAGCTGCTCGACCGCCCGCAGCCGGCGGTACTCCCGGTACATGCCCGCCCCCGACGGAGGGCGCGGCCGGGGAGGGACCGCGGCGAACGGGGAGCCCAGCGAGAGGACCTGGCGCACCAGCCGGGGGGTGCGCCGGGCCAGCCGGCGGGCGAAGATCCCGCCCAGGCTCTGGCCCACGATGCTCACCGGTGTGCCGTGCTGGTCGACCAGCCGCTCCACGAGCGTGCGCACCCCCTCCACCACCTCCGGCCGGGGGCCGTGGTTGCGTCCGAGATCCCATCCCACGGTCGGATGGCCGAGGCGCCCCAGCCACCGGCGGAGCGTGCGGGTGGAGACGTCGGAGGCCAGCCACCCGGGTAGCACGACGACCGGGTGCGGCTCGCCGCGTGGTGCCAGGCACAGCAGCGGCCGGCCGGCGGCGAGGGCGCCGGCGCTCACCAGCGCGCGGGCCGGCTCGGTGAGGGCCAGGAGGTTGTCGGCGCGATCGCGGCGG encodes the following:
- a CDS encoding adenosylcobinamide-GDP ribazoletransferase gives rise to the protein MSAAPRQDAGSGGLLAALGLFSVVPVPAHARHPMAGVLHWLPVVGLLLGSLACLPALAVWRGAGAGSPLLGAALVVTALALLTRGLHLDGTADLADGLGSGRPAGQALAIMRRPDVGAFGVAAVACVLILQVTALGSVLAVSSVPVGVLTVALATTTGRVAVLHAASRPPASGSSLGVLVAGSGAPVVRWGTTAGLLVAAAGARVVTGGSAGQVLWWVAAVVVALLVAALLARHAARRLGGVNGDVFGAVLEIATTGTLVVLAAGTAWT
- a CDS encoding esterase/lipase family protein translates to MSTRPAPARRDRADNLLALTEPARALVSAGALAAGRPLLCLAPRGEPHPVVVLPGWLASDVSTRTLRRWLGRLGHPTVGWDLGRNHGPRPEVVEGVRTLVERLVDQHGTPVSIVGQSLGGIFARRLARRTPRLVRQVLSLGSPFAAVPPRPRPPSGAGMYREYRRLRAVEQLRPAKALSVPSTSIYSRWDGVVDWRTCLQEEGPRSENVAVHASHLGMGVDPAVLWVVADRLAQPADDWRPFVRPSRFGLRALFPEE